A segment of the Methanothermobacter tenebrarum genome:
TGGATGGCGTCTGGTTTTAACATTATGAATGTTCTCTCCATTTTATATCACTATTTTTTCTTTGTGACCCATTTGGTTTTCCTGGGGACTCTTTTGAGTTTTAGCATGTTCTTTTCGCATTTGCTGCTGCAGAAGAAGTATACTGTACCGTC
Coding sequences within it:
- a CDS encoding 50S ribosomal protein L24e — encoded protein: MRTCSFCNQEIEPGTGKMFVKRDGTVYFFCSSKCEKNMLKLKRVPRKTKWVTKKK